In Thalassococcus sp. S3, the sequence CCGCGCCGAAGAGGTGCGCCGCATCGGCGTGACCGAGGTCGCTTGCCTGATCGACTACGGCATCGCGCCGGATGTGGTGCTGGAGGGTCTGGAACCGCTGGCCAAGGTGCTGGAAGCGGTGAATGCGCCTGCGGAACTGGATGACGAAGATGTCTCCATCGCCGCGCAGATGGTGCGGCACAGGGTCAGCCACCTGCAATGTACGCCGTCGATGGGCCGCATGATCGCGATGAACGACGATGCCCGCCTTGCCTTGAGCGGGGTGAAGCACGTTCTTCTGGGCGGAGAGGCTTTGCCGGGGGATCTGGTCACCGATCTGCGACGCTGCACCCGCGCGCAGGTGCTGAACATGTACGGGCCGACGGAAACGACGATCTGGTCCACGGTCGAGGCGGTTGGCGCGGAACCGGAGGCCACCGTTTCGGTCGGTACACCGATTGCCAACACACAGGTCTATGTCCTTGATCCGCAAAGCAATCCGGTGCCGATCGGCGTGCCGGGCGAGCTTTTTATCGGCGGCGACGGTGTCACGCGGGGCTATTGGCAGCGCGCGGAACTGACGGCGGAGCGGTTTGTCGAGAACCCGTTTGGTCCGGGGCGCCTCTATGGCACGGGGGATCTGGTTCGCTGGGACGCGGAGGGACGGCTGGATTTCCTCGGCCGGACAGACCATCAGGTCAAGATCCGGGGCCAGAGGATCGAGCTTGGCGAGATCGAGGCCGCCATGGCGGACTTTAAGACCGTCACCCAAGCCGTTGTGATCGCGAAAGAAGTGAATGGCGATACGCGGCTGGTCGGGTATGTGACAGCCTCCGCTGATGTGGACGAGGACGCGATGCGCACCCAGCTGGCCGCCCGCCTGCCGGAAGTGATGGTGCCAGCACATATCGTCACGCTCGACACCTTCCCGCTGACACCCAACAAGAAGATCGACCGCAAGGCCCTGCCCGATCCAGAGCTGAAACGCGCCCCTGCCCGCACCATTCCGACGGCGCCGCCGAAGGCAGGGCTGGAGCAGGACATCGCAGCCATCTGGTCAAGGATCCTGGGCGTGGGCGATATCCGCGCGGAAGACAACTTCTTTGCCCTTGGAGGCCATTCCTTGCTGGCCGTTCAGGCCCATCGGGAGATCAAGGCCGATCTGGGGCTGAGCCAGTTGTCGATCACGGATATCTTCCGCTTTCCAACGCTGGGCGGTCTGGCTGCGCATCTCGGCAACGGGGCCGCGCAGGCAGAACCCGCGCCCGAAGTGGCAGCCCCGGCCCGCGCGGAGACCATGTCAAAGCGCCGCGCCATGCGGGCCAATCGCGGAGCCCGCAGCGCATGAATGTGAGCATTGCAGATCGGGAGGCCTGTCTGAAAGCGCTTGCGGGCAGCCGGATCAGCGTGGTGATGTCGGATCCACGCGCGCCGGCTGACGGGCTGCTGCCGTCCGAAAACCGTGACACCGCCCGCATGGTCGAGGCCCGTCAACGCGAATTCGCCGCGGGCCGACGGGCCGCGCGGGCGGCGATGGCCCCTTTTGGGTATGCAAGCACGCCCATCCCGCAAGGAGCCGATCGCGCGCCGATCTGGCCGGACGGCTTGGTGGGCAGCATCAGCCACACGAAAAAGGCCTGCGTCGCGGCGCTTGCGCTGAGATCGGATTACCGCAGCATCGGGATCGACATCGAGGAAGACAGCCCCCTTGAAAAGGCATTATGGCCCGTGATCTGCACAGAGACCGAGCGGACCTGGCTGCGTAGCCAGCCCGAAGCGCAGCAGGGGCACCTTGCCAAGATCATTTTCAGCGCCAAAGAGGCCGTTTACAAATGCCAGTATCCGATCAGCCAGGCCGTGTTCGGGTTTGATCGGGTCGATATCGCATTGAACGCAAAGGATTTCTCTGCCCGCTTTCGGACCGATATCCCCCCGTTTCGGACCGGGACCCGCCTGTCCGGTCGCTATGATCTGGCCGATGGGCTGATCATGACCCTTCTGCATCTGGAAGCGTGATGTGACGATGATCCGGCTGGCCCTCGTTCTTGTTGCAATCGGTCTGATCGGCGGTGTGGCCTATTGGGTCTGGGGAAAGCCGCGCGGGCCGGACGACGACACCATCGCACGCGCCTATGGCACGCCGCTTGCCGCGCCGGAGGGGCCGCTGCGGGTGTTCCATCTGGGCCACAGCCTGGTCGGGCGCGACATGCCGGCAATGCTGGCCCAGCTTTCAGGGTCCGGGCACGGATACGAAAGCCAGTTGGGATGGGGCAGCCCGCTCAAACAGCATTGGGACCCGGATATTCCCGTGAACGGCTTTGACGTCGAAAACGCGCATGACCGCTATCGCGATGCCCGCGAAGCGGTTGGGTCAGGCGACTACGATGCGGTCATTCTGACAGAGATGGTCGAGATCCGCGATGCGATCCGCTATTTCGACAGCGCGGAATACCTGCACCGCTGGGCGCAGCTTGCACGGGATGCCGCCCCCGGCACACGCGTCTATCTTTATGAAACCTGGCATGAGCTGACCGACCCCGAAGGATGGCTCAACCGGCTGGATCTGGATCTGAAACGCTATTGGGAAGGCAAGCTTCTCTTCGCCGATTTGGGTCGGGCCGGGCCGGATCGGCCCATCTACGTCATTCCGGCAGGTCAGGTTTTCGCACGCTTCGTGCGCAGGATCGAAGAGCGCGGCGGCGTGGGAAATATCAAAACCCGCGAGGACCTTTTCGCCCGCACGCCCGAGGGCGAGCTGGATCCGATCCATATTAACGATCTTGGCGCATATCTCGTGGCGCTGACCCATTATGCGGTTCTCTACCACCGCTCGCCCATTGGTCTTCCGCATCAGTTGAGGCGTGCCGATGGCACCCCGGCCAATGCGCCCGAGGCCGAAACGGCGCTGCTGATGCAACGTATTGTCTGGGATGTGGTCAGGACCTATCCAAAGACCGGAGTGGCACCATGAAAATGCGTCTCTTGGCAGCGCTTTTTGCCAGCCTGATCGGGCTGGCCGCGCAGGCCCGTGATCACGCGCCGATGGCCATCGGTCTTTCGACCGTGGCCGACTGGAGCACACAGGCCCCTTTTCTGGATCACATGAAATCCGCCCGCCCCTGGATCGGCCATGTCGCGGGCCAATGGGGCGGAAGCGATCATGCCGCGCTGGCCGCCGGAGGGCATCTTGACAGCGACGGCTGGCCCCTCCGCATTCCGCGGGAGCTGGGGTCCATCGGAACGCTGATCCTGACCGACCTGCCAAGCGAGGCGACCGCGTTCGAGGGACGCTATCTGCTTCGCTTCGAAGGCAACGGTATCGTGGAAGTGACCGGACGGGCCGCCAATGTGCGGTATGGGCGGAACCGGGTCGCATTTGACTTCACGCCGGGCGACGGCCCGGTCGAGATCCGCATCCAGCGCACGGACCGGGCGCGCCAGAACGATCACGTGCGCAACATCACCGTGGTGCGTGAGGATCAGGTTGATGCGTTCGATCAGGGCGCTGTGTTCAATCCCGAATGGCTGTCCCGGCTGGAGCCGTTCGGAGCCATGCGGTTCATGGACTGGATGGACACCAACAATTCCCAACAGGAGACATGGGCAGATCGCCCGAAGCCACAGGACTATACCTGGGCCAGAACCGGCGTGCCGGCGGAAATCCTGGTTGAGCTGGCAAACGAGGCCGATGTCGATGCCTGGTTCAACATGCCGCATCGCGCTGATGACGCCTATATCCGGGCCTTCGCCGCGCTGGTGCGCGATGCGTTGGAGCCTGGGCGGACGGCCTATGTGGAATACTCCAACGAGGTCTGGAACTGGCAGTTCGAACAGACCCGCTGGGCCGATGCGCAGGCCAATGCGCTTTGGCAAGCCAAGGATGCCGGGATGCAATTTTACGGGATGCGCGCCGCGCAGGTCGCGCAGATCTGGAGCGACGTTTTCGGAGCGGAGGCCGATACGCGCCTCGTCAATGTCATTTCCAGCCAGACCGGCTGGCCGGGGTTGGAGGAGCTGGCCTTCACCGCGCCACTTTGGGTCGATCAGCCAAAGGCACCGGTGGCGTATTTCGACGCCTATGCGATCACCGGCTATTTCGGTGGCATCCTGGGAACCGACGAACGGGCTCCGATGGTGCGGGGCTGGATCGAGGACAGTCGCCAGGCAGCCGCGGCCCGGGCCACCGCCGAAGGGTTGGAAGGCGCGGACCGGCAAGCCTTTCTTGACCGGCACGCCTTTGATCAGGCCTTTGGCCTGGCGGGTGCGGAGTTGATGAACGGGGAAGTGACAGGCAATGTGTCGGACACGGTCAGCGACCTGATCGCGACCACATGGCCCTATCACGCGAAGGTCGCCGCGGCGCAGGATCTGGATCTCATCATGTATGAAGGCGGCACCCATGTCGTGGGCCTGGGCGCTTTGGTGGATGATCCGGCGCTGACGCCCTTCTTTACGGCCTTCAACTACAGCGCGGAGATGGGCGCGCTTTACCAGCGTCTTCTGGACGGCTGGGACGAGATCGGCGGGCAGATGTTCACCGCCTATGTCGATGTCTATGCGCCGACGAAATGGGGCAGTTGGGGCGGTTTGCGCCACCTGGAGGACCGCAATCCCCGCTGGGATGCCCTGGTCGGGGCGGAGTAGATGCAAATGCAGATGCAGCCTGACCCGTTGCGGGCGCAGTCCACAACCCGGGCAAGCGTCATCCTGCCCGCCCATGACGAGGCCGACTATATCGGGTCCTGTCTTGAGGCCTTGCTGGCCTCGCGGCACGTCAGACTTGACGTGATTGTCGTGGCCAATGCCTGCAGCGACGCAACGGCCAAAATCGCGCGCAGCTTTTCAGATATCGGGCAAAACAAGGTCACGGTGATCGAAACCGAAGAAGCCGGCAAGCTGAACGCCCTCAACCTGGGCGATGCAGAGGCAGAGCATGCTTTGCGCATTTATCTTGATGCCGATGTCATCGTCAGCCCGGACCTTGTCGCGCAACTTTGCGCAGCGCTGCGGGTCGACGGCCCGCGCTATGCGAGTGGAACGCCGCGTATTTCTGCTGCGCAAAGCTGGGTCACGCGGAGATATGCCGGGTTCTGGACGACCTTGCCCTTTGTCACGGAGGGTGTTCCGGGGTTCGGGATATTCGCCATGAACCGCGAGATGCGGCAGCGTTGGGGGCATTGGCCCGACATTATCTCGGACGACACATTCGCCCGTCTGCAGGCCTTGCCAGAGGAGCGGGTGCGCGTGCGCGCCACCTATAGCTGGCCGATGATCGAAGGGTTCCGGTCGCTCGTTCGGGTCCGCCGGCGGCAAAATGCGGGTGTGGAGCAGATTGCGCGAACCTATCCGGCGCTCGTGGCCCATGATGATACGCCCGCCCCGTCCGCCACGGGGCTGATCGGACGGCTGGTCCGGGATCCGTTGGGATTTGCGGTCTACGCAACCGTCGCCCTTGCGGTAAAATCACCGCTTTTCCGGACCTCGGATCGTTGGGCCCGCGGACGATGAGCCGTACGGCCATGTTTCAGGGGACCGGGCTGATGGCCCGTGTGCTGCGCAGCGCATCGTGGCTGATCATTGGCTATGGCACGTCACAGGCCCTGCGCCTGGCATCGAACCTGATCCTCACACGGCTCCTGTTTCCCGAGGCGTTCGGGCTGATGGCGTTGATCATGGTGGTCACCGTCGGTTTGACCCTTTTTTCGGATGTGGGGATCGGGCCGGCCATCTCTCAGAACAAGCGTGGCGATGATCCTGATTTCCTGAACACGGCCTGGACCATTCAGGTCGTACGGGGCTTTGCGCTTTGGGGCTTTGCCGCCCTGCTCGCCTGGCCCGTTTCGATCTTTTACGAGGAGCCGCAGCTGGCGCTTTACCTGCCTATCGCGGGCATTTCGCTGGCTATTGCGGGCTTTAATCCCACACGGATCGAAACCGCACATCGTCATCTGGCCGTCGGCAGGCTCACGGCGCTCGATCTGCTGAGCCAGGTAATCGGAATTGCCGCGATGGTCGTGCTGGCGTGGCTGATGCAATCGGTTGCGGCGCTTGTGATTGGCGGCGTCCTGCAGGCGGCGGCCAAGCTGGTCTTGACCCACCTGTTCCTGCCCGGCCCGTCGAACCGGTTCCGTTGGGAGCGCACAGCCGCGCGGGAGTTGATCCGGTTTGGAAAGTGGATATTCCTCAGCACCGCCTTTTGGTTCGTTAGTTCTCAAGGGGACAAGGCGATCCTGGGCAAGTTCCTGTCGCTAGAGACGTTGGGCATCTACAATATCGGCTATTTTCTGGCCAGCTTTCCTTTGCTGCTGGGCCATGCGGTCACCCAGAAGGTGCTGATCCCCATCTACCGCGAGAAGCCGCCCTCGGCCTCGTCGGAAAATGCCGCGAAGCTGCGCAAGATGCGATATGCGCTGACCACGGGCGTTCTGAGCCTTTTGATCGTGATGGCCTTTGCCGGTCCGTGGCTTGTCGAGGTTCTCTATGACGACCGGTACGTGCAGGCCGGCGCCATGATCGTCGTTTTGTGCCTGGCGCTCGTCCCACAGGTGATTGGCATGTCCTATGATCAGGCGGCCCTTGCCGCGGGCGATTCCCGCCGCTTCTTTGTCTTTTCAGGAAGCCGTGCCGTCATTCAGGTGGGCCTGCTTCTTCTTGGGATCTCAACGTTCGGCCTGCTTGGTGCCTTGATTGCGCTAGGTGTGTCCATGGCCCTGGTCCACCCGGTTCTGATCTGGCTGGCGCGCCATCATGGCGCCTGGGACGGCGCGCATGATGCCATCTTTGCGGTGATTGCCATGCTCTTCGGATCAGCCGCTCTTTGGATGCATTGGGACAGCGTGAATGCGCTTGGCGCTCTCTAGCGGCTAACTGCGACGGCGGCGGCGTGCAAAAAAGCTGCTTCGTTTTTTGCGCGAGGTGTCGAGATACGGGACCGAAACAACGGGCAGAAGCCCGGTTTCCCGTTTCATCTGTGCTGCCGTGCGGATCACCGGTTTACGCAGATCCAGAAGGAAGGCGATGACGAACGCAACGACAACGCTCGCAAAGGCGCCGATCAGGGCGCTTCTCTTGCGGCTTGGCGTGATGGGATAGTCCGGCAGGGCCGCCGGTTCGATCACGTTCAGCGTCTCGGCCTGCCGCTGCTGTTCCAGGCGGAACCCGACCTCCGCTTCGGTGCGTCGGGTGGAAATGACATCAAGCTGGTTCTGCAACTGCTCGAGGTCCCGGTCGAAATCGGCCAGTTGCCGTTCGATCTCGGGCGAGGTTTCCATGGCGGCTGTCAGTTCGCGCACCTTCTGCGCCAACAGGATCCGCTGCTCATCCAGGCTGGCCAATTGCGCATTGAAGGCCGCAACCTGGCGATCCACGGTGCTTTGACGCGCGTTGCGGTCCACCTGGTCCAATTGACGCTGGATCGAGATCTTCTCGCGGTCAATCTCGAGGATCGCCTCGTTTATGGTCGCAACCTCCGTCTGACGAAGTTCGAGCGTGCCGGGAATGTAGAGTTCGTTGCTGTTGCGAAACTCGGTGATTTCGTCTTCCAGCGCTGCGATGTCGTCGATCAGGTTCTGCTCCTGCCGCAGAAAGAACGCCAGGGTGGCCTGGGCCTGGTCGATGCGGGATTGCACGCTCAACGCGATGGTACGTTGCGCGAATTCCGACGCGATGGCCTGGGCGTCTTCCGGTGTGCCCATTTCAGCGGTGATCGTCAGAACCGAGATCGTGCCGTCATCGGTGAACCCTTCGCGCGCGGCGGCCACCCCTTCGATCCGGACGGCCTCACGCAGCAACACCACCTTTTCGCCCACGGTCAGATCGGGCTGGTCGGCAAAGAGGTTATAGGTCTCGATCACTTCAAGGATTGTCCCCCGCGTCATCAATTGCTGCTGGATAAGCTGCAACCGGCGCGCTGAAGAGCCAGCGACCGTCGATGGGGCCAGTTCGTTGGCGATCTGCGGACGCGCGATCTGGATCACTTCGGAGGATTGATACCGATGCTCTTGCGACCAGGCACTGTAAAGCGATGCGATACATCCCAGAAGTGTCACAAAGACAATCAGCCCGATGCGACGGCGCACCAGGTCCAGAAAATCATCCAGCGAATAGATTGGCCCCATTTGGCGGCTCCCCGAGCGCGTTCTGGCGCTGTGTCTGCTCTGCGCGTGCCGTCAACGTGACGACGCCCGGCAGTTTAACTATAACAACCGGGCGAAACTATGACAAAGCGGTGGGATGCGGTTAAGCGTCGTAGCGTTCGATGCTGGATGCGCGGGCGCGGTTCAGGATGACGCCCAGAAGCTGGGTCTGCCCTTCCAGGATCCGTTCGCATTCGGCCAAATGCTTGGCGGTTGTCTGCTCTCCGTCGGAGACGAGGAGAACACCGTCGACATGCGGCAGGAACGCGGCGAGGTCATCATGTGCCAGAACCGCCGGCATATCGTAAAGCACGACATCCGGCCGGAGGGAGGCGATCATATCGCCCAAGAGATCCCCGGTCGCCGGGTCGTGCAGGATTTCTGCGGCATCTTCGGACGGGGCACCGTTCAGACCAAGGGCCAGCGTCTCGGTGGCGCGGATCAGATGATCCTCCATCGCCACCTCACCCGACAAGAATTGGTGCATCGGACCTGACGTGCCGATATCCAGCGCTTTTGCAACGCCGGGCGCCCGTTGGTTGAGATCCATCAAAACGGTCCGGCTGGCCGGAACACGCGACAGGCTGAGTGCGAGGTTGACGGCCGTGAACGTCGCGCCGCAGCCCGGTGTCGGGGATGCGATGGCGATGCGGTTCCAACCATTTGCCTTCAACGTCTGCATCAGACGGGTGCGCAGCAGATCGAAGGATTTCGCGACGGCGCTGTCGCGATGCAGGCTTACGAGCGGCAGATCCGACAGGACCTGTCCGCGCAATCCGCCGGTCATCAGCGGCAAGCCGTCCCATTCCGCGTTCAGCGGATCCACGACCTGACGCGCCAGCGACGGCGCGCCGATCCCGTGGCCGAAGATGGACATCGACCGGCGCTGGCGCACGGGCTGCTGAGCCGGCTGTGGCGCGCGCACGGGGATCTCTCCGGTCTCGGCCAGAACACTCTCGGCATCTCCGTTAACCAGCTGGGATCTGGGAGATGGCTTATTGCGCTGGTGCTTCATCCGGCGCATGGCAAGAAAATCGTCATTATGCAGTGTCTTATCGGCATCCGTGAATGCACTCAGCCCGTAACTGTCCTTCATAACACCGTTACCTTTTACACATGATCACATTCACTTATTGGTCCTGTGCGCGTTACCATTTGATGAACCGAATGTCGGTTCCCGCGCCCGAAGTCCCTAGAAAATGATCACCACTGCCCCCCAGTCTCAGTACCCCGTCCGGCGCAACACCACGCCGACCGTCTTGAACAAAATGCCCACGTCCTTGGCCAGCGACAGGCTGAGGAAGTAGCGTGCGTCGACCGTTGCCCGGTAGTCGAAGCGGTTCTCATTCCGCGCCGAGACCTGCCAGATACCCGTGATACCAGGCTTCATGGCAAAGTAAGGCCGCGCATCGCCGTAAAGCGAAAGCTGATCCGGCATCATCGGCCGCGGACCGACCAGGCTCATATCGCCCATCAGCACGTTCCAAAGCTGCGGCAACTCATCCAGCGATGTGGCGCGCAGGAAACGACCGGTCATCGTCACGCGCGGGTCGTTCTTCAGCTTTTGAGTTGCGTCCCATTCCGCGCGCATGTCCGGATTTTCGGCCAGATAAGCTTCGAGCCGACGATCGGCATCGACAACCATGGTGCGCAGTTTCAGGATCGAGAAGGTTTCACCATTTTCGCCAAGACGATCTTGGCGGTAAAACGGACGCCCCTCCTGCACCCAGAGGATCAGCGCGCAGCCAAGGATGACGGGCAAAGACAGAGGAAGCGTGAGCAGGACAAGCAGGATGTCCAGCGCACGCTTTCCCCATTGGCGATACGGCCCACGCGGGGACAGCTCGGCCCGCGCCGGGCTGGATCCCGCGAACGTACCAGCGGACAGAATACCGGACGCTGGCACGAAAGTGCCCAAAAGAGCGACCTCACGGTCGTCATAAAGGTAGTCCTTCATCATTGCCCCCCACAGCAATCAATCAGGCGCTCTTGACTCAAATTTTAAGTTTGAGCGCGCCGGGCCAGTCCTCGTTACCAATCCGGCGGGTCATCCACTCCGCCGGACACTCACTCTTCAACGGCGTAAACCGAACCCCTTCCAATGGTCGGTTTGCCGGCGCTGCGTGGGCATCACAAACTCGCCACACTTCAGCCACTTCCAAGTTTAGCAGTCGTTTATTCAAATTTGGCTTTTTTCGAGGAAACAGAATGTTTCCGAACCAAACTGTATTTGTCTTCGACTTCAGGGCGCCGAACCGGAACCAGTTGAAAGGCAGCTGTTTTATTGTTCCGGATTGGGCGCCAATCCGCCGCAGTAAGAGAGGATAGGCAGCAAATTGCTTAAAAACGCAAGCATTAACTTCACACCCGGGCCTGCAAAAAATTGTCACAGTTCTGCCGTTTGAGGCGAATCGTTTTACCAGAATTTGGCCATCTCAGCGCCTCATTCGGGCAGGCGAACGGTATTTTGGCGGCGCATGAAAACGACGATGGATACAAGGATTGCGCCCACCAACTTGATGACAAGCGCGAAGTCCGCACCATCTGGCCAAATCATGGCAATTCCTCCGGCGGCGATGATGACACGTTGCACCACCGAAAGCCGGGCCCCGAGAAAGCCCACAACGGCTGCGGTGATGGCAAAAACGCCGACCCCACAACTGATCACAGCGACGAGAATTTCCGCAGCGTCACCCGAAAGAAGCAAAGGCGGGGATGCAACAAAGAGGAATGGAACCACAAAAGCGGGCCATGCGATTCGGACCGCTTCGAACCCCGTGGCCATGGGCGGCGCCTTGGCCATGTTGGCCGCAACAAAGGCGGCGATGGCCACGGGCGGAGTGAGCATGGAGAGCATGCCGAAGTAAAGAACGAAGAGATGCGCGGCCATGGGATTGAGGCCCAGCTCGACGAGCGGCGGGGCCGCAAGCGTCGAAAGAAGCAGGTAAACACCCACGGTGGGCAGACCCATACCCATCAGGATGCAAACGCAGGCGGTGACGATCAGCAGCAGGATCAGGCTGCTTTGACCCAGCTGCACCAGGAAAAAGCCCATGCCGAACGACAGGCCGGACCGGGCGAACAATCCGATGATCATACCGGCGATCGCGCAGATCAGCACGATCTCCACCGCGGCGCGACCGGTGCGGATCAACACGTCGATAAGCGCGCGCGCCTCGATCCGCCCGCCTTCGTAAGTGCGGATGAGGGACAGAAGGAAGAGCGTGAGAACGGCATAGAGAGCCGCCGTTTCCGGACGCAGATTAAAGAGGAAGAGCCCACCCAAAAGGACCACAAAGGGCGCGATGACGAACCAGCCCCGCCTGAGAACAGGGCCCAGCCGGGGAATGCGCGCCTCATCAACCTGGGCGATGTTCAG encodes:
- a CDS encoding 4'-phosphopantetheinyl transferase, whose translation is MNVSIADREACLKALAGSRISVVMSDPRAPADGLLPSENRDTARMVEARQREFAAGRRAARAAMAPFGYASTPIPQGADRAPIWPDGLVGSISHTKKACVAALALRSDYRSIGIDIEEDSPLEKALWPVICTETERTWLRSQPEAQQGHLAKIIFSAKEAVYKCQYPISQAVFGFDRVDIALNAKDFSARFRTDIPPFRTGTRLSGRYDLADGLIMTLLHLEA
- a CDS encoding glycosyltransferase, with product MQMQMQPDPLRAQSTTRASVILPAHDEADYIGSCLEALLASRHVRLDVIVVANACSDATAKIARSFSDIGQNKVTVIETEEAGKLNALNLGDAEAEHALRIYLDADVIVSPDLVAQLCAALRVDGPRYASGTPRISAAQSWVTRRYAGFWTTLPFVTEGVPGFGIFAMNREMRQRWGHWPDIISDDTFARLQALPEERVRVRATYSWPMIEGFRSLVRVRRRQNAGVEQIARTYPALVAHDDTPAPSATGLIGRLVRDPLGFAVYATVALAVKSPLFRTSDRWARGR
- a CDS encoding oligosaccharide flippase family protein, giving the protein MSRTAMFQGTGLMARVLRSASWLIIGYGTSQALRLASNLILTRLLFPEAFGLMALIMVVTVGLTLFSDVGIGPAISQNKRGDDPDFLNTAWTIQVVRGFALWGFAALLAWPVSIFYEEPQLALYLPIAGISLAIAGFNPTRIETAHRHLAVGRLTALDLLSQVIGIAAMVVLAWLMQSVAALVIGGVLQAAAKLVLTHLFLPGPSNRFRWERTAARELIRFGKWIFLSTAFWFVSSQGDKAILGKFLSLETLGIYNIGYFLASFPLLLGHAVTQKVLIPIYREKPPSASSENAAKLRKMRYALTTGVLSLLIVMAFAGPWLVEVLYDDRYVQAGAMIVVLCLALVPQVIGMSYDQAALAAGDSRRFFVFSGSRAVIQVGLLLLGISTFGLLGALIALGVSMALVHPVLIWLARHHGAWDGAHDAIFAVIAMLFGSAALWMHWDSVNALGAL
- a CDS encoding DUF874 domain-containing protein; amino-acid sequence: MGPIYSLDDFLDLVRRRIGLIVFVTLLGCIASLYSAWSQEHRYQSSEVIQIARPQIANELAPSTVAGSSARRLQLIQQQLMTRGTILEVIETYNLFADQPDLTVGEKVVLLREAVRIEGVAAAREGFTDDGTISVLTITAEMGTPEDAQAIASEFAQRTIALSVQSRIDQAQATLAFFLRQEQNLIDDIAALEDEITEFRNSNELYIPGTLELRQTEVATINEAILEIDREKISIQRQLDQVDRNARQSTVDRQVAAFNAQLASLDEQRILLAQKVRELTAAMETSPEIERQLADFDRDLEQLQNQLDVISTRRTEAEVGFRLEQQRQAETLNVIEPAALPDYPITPSRKRSALIGAFASVVVAFVIAFLLDLRKPVIRTAAQMKRETGLLPVVSVPYLDTSRKKRSSFFARRRRRS
- a CDS encoding CpsD/CapB family tyrosine-protein kinase, yielding MKDSYGLSAFTDADKTLHNDDFLAMRRMKHQRNKPSPRSQLVNGDAESVLAETGEIPVRAPQPAQQPVRQRRSMSIFGHGIGAPSLARQVVDPLNAEWDGLPLMTGGLRGQVLSDLPLVSLHRDSAVAKSFDLLRTRLMQTLKANGWNRIAIASPTPGCGATFTAVNLALSLSRVPASRTVLMDLNQRAPGVAKALDIGTSGPMHQFLSGEVAMEDHLIRATETLALGLNGAPSEDAAEILHDPATGDLLGDMIASLRPDVVLYDMPAVLAHDDLAAFLPHVDGVLLVSDGEQTTAKHLAECERILEGQTQLLGVILNRARASSIERYDA
- a CDS encoding sugar transferase yields the protein MKDYLYDDREVALLGTFVPASGILSAGTFAGSSPARAELSPRGPYRQWGKRALDILLVLLTLPLSLPVILGCALILWVQEGRPFYRQDRLGENGETFSILKLRTMVVDADRRLEAYLAENPDMRAEWDATQKLKNDPRVTMTGRFLRATSLDELPQLWNVLMGDMSLVGPRPMMPDQLSLYGDARPYFAMKPGITGIWQVSARNENRFDYRATVDARYFLSLSLAKDVGILFKTVGVVLRRTGY
- a CDS encoding TRAP transporter fused permease subunit, translated to MHLIVPALAILSTLAAILWSSSLPLWLGVRVYSEQVLIVVLAASMAIAFLTRPSRLLWLDRTAALASVLLGLYLVIRFPVLSENVFYHPTEALTVALIMLVLLLEAVRRTMGWALIVILGTVAFYALFADQLTGPLQSRAIRWDRLATFLVLDSAALAGAALYIAVAVVVPFLILAQLLIVSGGSAFFSDLSIALTGRSRGGAGKIAIVGSALFGSVSGSAVSNVASTGSITIPLMKDGGYRPKTAGALEASASTGGQLMPPIMGASAFLLAENLQVPYSEVMLAALVPSILYYLSLFVFADLEAGRLNIAQVDEARIPRLGPVLRRGWFVIAPFVVLLGGLFLFNLRPETAALYAVLTLFLLSLIRTYEGGRIEARALIDVLIRTGRAAVEIVLICAIAGMIIGLFARSGLSFGMGFFLVQLGQSSLILLLIVTACVCILMGMGLPTVGVYLLLSTLAAPPLVELGLNPMAAHLFVLYFGMLSMLTPPVAIAAFVAANMAKAPPMATGFEAVRIAWPAFVVPFLFVASPPLLLSGDAAEILVAVISCGVGVFAITAAVVGFLGARLSVVQRVIIAAGGIAMIWPDGADFALVIKLVGAILVSIVVFMRRQNTVRLPE